One segment of Cottoperca gobio unplaced genomic scaffold, fCotGob3.1 fCotGob3_306arrow_ctg1, whole genome shotgun sequence DNA contains the following:
- the nkx6.1 gene encoding homeobox protein Nkx-6.1 isoform X1, whose translation MLAVGPMDGSRQSAFLLSTPPLAALHSMTEMKTPLYSAYPLSSTSPATTSPNPGGMAVSSPGMKSSAAGLGSPQLCSSATPHGINDILSRPPAAIAAAAAASSSAGIFSGLPRFSSLSPPPPPGLYFSPGAAAAVAVARYPKPLADLPGRTPIFWPGVMQSPHWRDARFACSPREYHNSVLLDKDGKRKHTRPTFSGQQIFALEKTFEQTKYLAGPERARLAYSLGMTESQVKVWFQNRRTKWRKKHAAEMATAKKKQDSETERLKGTSDNEEEDDDYNKPLDPNSDDEKLTQLLLKKHKPGAALLQLHTSDNDSS comes from the exons ATGTTAGCGGTGGGTCCGATGGACGGGTCCCGACAGAGCGCCTTCCTCCTCAGCACCCCCCCTCTAGCAGCTCTGCACAGCATGACCGAGATGAAGACCCCACTGTACTCGGCGTACCCGCTGTCCTCCACCTCCCCGGCCACCACCTCCCCGAACCCGGGCGGCATGGCCGTGTCCTCCCCGGGCATGAAGAGCTCCGCGGCTGGGCTCGGCTCCCCGCAGCTCTGCTCCTCCGCCACCCCTCACGGAATTAACGACATCCTCAGCCGGCCCCCCGCGGCCATCGCAGCGgccgccgccgcctcctcctcggCGGGGATTTTTTCGGGGCTTCCCCGGTTCAGCAGCCTCAGCCCGCCACCGCCTCCCGGACTTTACTTCAGCCCCGGCGCCGCCGCGGCGGTGGCTGTGGCCCGGTACCCGAAGCCCCTGGCGGACCTCCCGGGCAGGACGCCGATCTTCTGGCCGGGAGTCATGCAGAGCCCGCACTGGAGGGACGCGCGGTTCGCGTGTTCGCCCCGTGAGT ATCATAACTCCGTGTTGCTGGACAAAGATGGGAAAAGGAAACACACCAGACCCACGTTCTCTGGTCAGCAGATCTTCGCTCTGGAAAAGACTTTTGAACAAACTAAATATCTGGCGGGGCCGGAGAGAGCGCGGCTGGCTTACTCTCTGGGCATGACGGAGAGCCAAGTGAAG gtttggTTCCAGAACAGACGGACTAAATGGAGGAAAAAGCACGCGGCGGAGATGGCCACCGCGAAGAAGAAGCAGGACTCGGAGACGGAGCGGCTGAAGGGGACGTCGGAcaacgaagaagaagatgacGACTACAACAAGCCGCTGGACCCGAACTCTGACGACGAGAagctcacacagctgctgctgaagaagcACAAGCCGGGCGCCgcgctgctgcagctgcacacgTCGGACAACGACAGCTCGTAA
- the nkx6.1 gene encoding homeobox protein Nkx-6.1 isoform X2 — MLAVGPMDGSRQSAFLLSTPPLAALHSMTEMKTPLYSAYPLSSTSPATTSPNPGGMAVSSPGMKSSAAGLGSPQLCSSATPHGINDILSRPPAAIAAAAAASSSAGIFSGLPRFSSLSPPPPPGLYFSPGAAAAVAVARYPKPLADLPGRTPIFWPGVMQSPHWRDARFACSPHHNSVLLDKDGKRKHTRPTFSGQQIFALEKTFEQTKYLAGPERARLAYSLGMTESQVKVWFQNRRTKWRKKHAAEMATAKKKQDSETERLKGTSDNEEEDDDYNKPLDPNSDDEKLTQLLLKKHKPGAALLQLHTSDNDSS, encoded by the exons ATGTTAGCGGTGGGTCCGATGGACGGGTCCCGACAGAGCGCCTTCCTCCTCAGCACCCCCCCTCTAGCAGCTCTGCACAGCATGACCGAGATGAAGACCCCACTGTACTCGGCGTACCCGCTGTCCTCCACCTCCCCGGCCACCACCTCCCCGAACCCGGGCGGCATGGCCGTGTCCTCCCCGGGCATGAAGAGCTCCGCGGCTGGGCTCGGCTCCCCGCAGCTCTGCTCCTCCGCCACCCCTCACGGAATTAACGACATCCTCAGCCGGCCCCCCGCGGCCATCGCAGCGgccgccgccgcctcctcctcggCGGGGATTTTTTCGGGGCTTCCCCGGTTCAGCAGCCTCAGCCCGCCACCGCCTCCCGGACTTTACTTCAGCCCCGGCGCCGCCGCGGCGGTGGCTGTGGCCCGGTACCCGAAGCCCCTGGCGGACCTCCCGGGCAGGACGCCGATCTTCTGGCCGGGAGTCATGCAGAGCCCGCACTGGAGGGACGCGCGGTTCGCGTGTTCGCCCC ATCATAACTCCGTGTTGCTGGACAAAGATGGGAAAAGGAAACACACCAGACCCACGTTCTCTGGTCAGCAGATCTTCGCTCTGGAAAAGACTTTTGAACAAACTAAATATCTGGCGGGGCCGGAGAGAGCGCGGCTGGCTTACTCTCTGGGCATGACGGAGAGCCAAGTGAAG gtttggTTCCAGAACAGACGGACTAAATGGAGGAAAAAGCACGCGGCGGAGATGGCCACCGCGAAGAAGAAGCAGGACTCGGAGACGGAGCGGCTGAAGGGGACGTCGGAcaacgaagaagaagatgacGACTACAACAAGCCGCTGGACCCGAACTCTGACGACGAGAagctcacacagctgctgctgaagaagcACAAGCCGGGCGCCgcgctgctgcagctgcacacgTCGGACAACGACAGCTCGTAA